One Candidatus Dependentiae bacterium genomic window, TGAAACGCTTGATCTCATCCCACACTGGATTCTGGATAGCCGGTTTTTCTGAATCAACATGAGTCTTATGAATTTCGGTACAGCTAATCTGATTGCTCCCACAAGCAATAATACTGAATACGACCAATAAGATTATATCTTTAAAGTTCATAAATAAATTCCCTGACCAATTTATCACCAATAACAAAACGCAGTGTGCAAATGTAACGTTTTTCAGCTGAAAATACAAAAGGCTCTAACTTTTGCACTTTTTCATAAAAAAGTTTTATTTTTTGGCATTCTGCCGTTTGCCGAGTATGCTAGTCGTTGCATTGTAAATGCCGAGCAATCAAAAGAGGAATTAAAAATGTATCCACGCTTAATGCACTTGTATGGACCTATCTGGATTTATAGCTACGGGACAATGATTGCCCTTGGTTTTTTACTTTTTCTGCTTTTAGCCTATCAACACCCTGTTCGCAGAAGGTTTATGACCGCTGAACAATTTTTCAACACCCTGTTTATCGGCTTTTCATCGGGTATTATTGGTGGCAGGTTCCTTTTTGTCATTACACACCTTGATACCTTTTTTGGTAACTGGATAGAGATATTCTTCCCCTGGGAAGGTGGCTTTACCTTGCTTGGCGGCATGGTTGCCATTATGCTCGCCGTTCCACTGTACCTGCACAAAATAGGTATTCCGATTTTGCAGGCACTGGACGTAACAGGCCTTTACGCACCACTCATGCAAGCAATTGCTCGTTTTGGATGTCTCTTTGCAGGCTGCTGCTATGGAGCACTCGTTGAACACCCTACACGCTTGAACTCGATTACCTTCTCAGATCCTGCAGGGTTTGCTCCTTGTGGAGTTCCTCTCTATCCAACTCAAGTTTATATGAGCTTAGCTTCACTTTTCATATTTTTCTTCATGCTCGCACTTTCAAAAACTCATCGACTCAAGCCTGGACAACTGATATTCAGCTACCTACTTATTGAAAATTTCGCACGATTCGCGGTCGATTTTTGGCGTGGAGATCGTGAATTTATGCACTATGTATCCATGTGTGGAAAGACGGGAATTTCACTCTCACAACCACAAGTTCTTTCATTAATTTTTTGCGGCATAGCACTCATAGGCTTGCTGTGGACAACCCAACGTCATCATACTCCTGATGCTTAACTATCGATTGAACTATGTCACTTTTTAATTTTATCAAAAATGAACTCCCTATTCTTGATGTCATTACTGAATATGTACCTATCAAACCCGCTGGCCATTACTGGAAGGCATCATGCCCATTCCACAGTGAGACTGATGCATCATTTACTGTCAGCCCTGATAAACAGATTTTTTACTGCTTCGGGTGTCATGCACATGGGGACTCAATCGCATTTATTGCAAAAAAAGAAAATTTAACTCAACTCGAGGCTGCCAAACTCTTAATTGAACGCTACCACTTAAACGTTCCAGAGCAGCTTGCAAACCAATTTTCGCAAGTCATCGCCTCGTCACAAGCAAAAGAAAGCTATTTTAAAACCTGTAAGGCGTTTGCTACCTGGGCACACAATGCACACTTTCATAACCGGATTGCTTGCGATTATTTAGCTGCCCGAAACCTTTCTGCGGCAACGATCAAGCAATTTCAAGTGGGTTATTTGCCAGGAGGAAGTCTTGCAATAAAACAGCTGATTAAAGACTTGGCGGCTCAGAATATTCTTGTTCAGGATCTCCTTGATGCCGGCATATTGATGGAAAGCAAAGCCATGCTTTACTCACCATTTGAAGAACGAATACTCTTTCCGATCAGCGATACAAGCGGCCGTTGTTGCGGTTTTGGAGGAAGAATTTTCAGGCCGGGCGATGAGCGACCCAAATATTACAACAGCCGAGAAAATGAAGGCTTTGCCAAAGGAAAACTCTTATTCGGACTTGATTTGGCCAAAAAATCAATCCAAGATCAGCAAGTTGCTTTTCTGGTTGAAGGGTATATGGACTGTATTACCATGGCGCAATATGGCTACACCAATACTATTGCTACACTGGGAACAGCCTGCACCGTGGAACATTTAAAGCTTATTGCACGGTTTGCCCCTCAGGTATACGTTTTATACGATGGTGACCAAGCTGGACAAAAGGCAATTATTCGATTGGCTGAGCTCTGCTGGGAAGTTAATCTGGAACCGCTCGCTATTACACTTCCCCCAGGTGAAGACCCCGCATCGATACTCAGTAAAGGAGAAAAGCTTGACCACCTCATTGACCAAGCTCAAGATATTTTCAGCTTTTTTATCAAAAGCTTAGGTGTAAATTTCTTTGCAAAGCCCCTTGCCCATAAGCTTGCTTTAATGGAAAAAATGCTTAATTTAATCGTTAAAATAATCGATCCAATCAAGCAAGACATATTATTACAACAAGCAAGCAGTACGACCAATATTTCATTTTTATCCCTGAAAGAGGGCCTCAACCGACTTTCAACTAAGCTTGCCAATCGGGCTCAGTACAATAACCAAGAAGCTGACTATTCCGCTGACTCTGGCGATGTAGAAAATACTGCTATAAACGAATCTAGCGATATTTCTTTGCTGGAAGAAAAAATTATTTCTGTTATACTTACCACTAATTTGCATACAAACAACAAGAAGCTAGAAATTGAACCTGAGCTCGTGTCATATTTTTCCCAGAACGTTCAAGAAATCCTGAGCAAAATCAAAGCATTTAATACAAAAGCTTACACTCAAAGCAACCAGTTTGGGATGTTTCTAGAAACACTGAGTGAAACGGAGAAAGCGTGGGTTATCAAAGCAAGCTTACTTTTTGACGAAGATGTCAGCGTTGAAACATTCAACCAGCTTATTTTTCGTTTTTGCAAATATAACTGGAAGCAAATTGTTCGAGACATCAAGGCTCACATGCTGATAGCAACTGAAGAGAAAAATACGGATCGACTCAATGAGTTATTTCATTTGTTTTCAAAACTGAAACAGGGGATTCAAAGCAGGGGATTGATATGACCAAAAAAACTAAAGTAGCCAAGCGTACACAAACGAAAAGCGTGAAAAGCGTGAAAAAAGTGACCAAAAAAAGTGTACCAAAGAAAGTTGCCAAGCCTGCTTTAAAAGCAGCAAAGAGCGTGAAAAAGACCGCCAAAAAGGTGCTTACGCCTGCTCAAAAAAATATCAAAAAAGTCGTGAAGATTACTACTCCTTCACGAACACAAGCAAAGCCTGCTCCTAAAAAAGCTTTAAAAGCTCCAGCTCGTGTGACAGCAAAACCTATCGCAAAAAAGCCAATCATAGCTCAAGTGGTAGGGGTAAAACCTGTTTCATTGAAAGCCTCAGCTGGTTCTCCTGTTAAGAAAAAAGGCCATGTCTCTTCAGCAACCTTGACTTCACGACAACCTACCCCTAAAGAAACACCTGTTGTGCCGGTATCAAGTGCCAAGAAAGTCGTTCCTGCAAAGCTACCACTCAAAAAGACTTTGGCAAAACCAGGCTTACAAAAAGGATTTCCAGGCAAACGCGATATTAAGCAACAATTAAAAATTATTACGCAGGCTACAACACGCAAGCAAGGTTCTCGCGACCGCGATCTTGACGATGATGTTATGGTAAAATCAGATACTATTCCTGGACTCAAGCAATTTGAAAAACAGGTAGAGATTCTGATTGAAAAAGGACGCATCAACGGCGTTCTTACCTACGAAGAAGTAATTCAATTTAATCAACGCTATAAATTTAGCGAAGAGGATTCTAACGAGTTACTCCGCTTTCTAGAAAAAGAAAACATTGATTTGATTTCTCAAGAAGAACTTGAATCTTCATCTGATGACTTTGACACTTTTGTCGATAGTGAAGAGCAATCTCGCTTTGAAACGCTTAAACCAGACCTTGAATCTTCACTTGAAGGCGCTGAACTTTCAAGCGAGTTAAGTTCTGATGATGATTATTTTGGCGAAAAAGATCTCGAGAAAATTAAAGGACTTGTTGAGCCAAGCCAACTGAATGACCCGGTTAAACTTTATCTCAAAGAAATCGGAAAAATCCCTCTGCTCAATAAAGTAACTGAAAAAGTTATTGCAGATAAAATTGCTCAAGGCAAACAAGATTCTATTGGTGCTATTTCTCAATTTCCATTTGTTGCAAAAGAGTTTATGGCACTAGAAGATCGAGTATCTCGCGATCCAATGGCACTCAAAGATGTTATTCAATTTTCAGACTTTGACGAAGATAATTCACCAAAATTTGAAGAAGAAAAGCAAAAATTCCTCAAATCAATCGGCAAGATTAAAGATCTTGATGCCAACGAAGATAAAATTTATCGTTCTTACCGAGCGCTTCTTGATCAACAAGACAAGAAAAAAGAGATGCTTGCAAAGGTCGATGAAAATAGAGCGAAGATTGTTGAAAGCATCCGTCTTATACGAATTTCTAATAAACAAATTCGCAAATTTGGTAAAAAAATTGAAAAATTCATCTCTAAAATTCAGGAAAAAGAAGAGGAAGCTCGATTAGCAGAATCAAAGCTCTCTTTCTACAAGAGCATCAAGTCTCCTAATGCTGACGATCTTGAGACGATTGCATCACTGGAAAACACTGTACGAGCAAGCAATAAGCTGGTTAAAAAAACTGAAGCTGAAGCTGGCTTATCTCGAGCCGTCATGTTTAAGCTTTATAAGCAATTTTTTGTTGCTCAGAAAAAAGATAAAGAGGCTAAAGACGATCTTGCACGAGCAAATCTTCGACTGGTTGTTAATATTGCTAAAAAATATATCAACCGCGGCCTTCACTTCTTAGATTTGATTCAAGAAGGAAACATCGGCCTGCTTAAAGCGGTTGAAAAATTTGAGTTTGAACGTGGATTTAAATTTTCAACCTATGCAACATGGTGGATTAGACAAGCAATTACTCGAGCTATTGCTGATCAATCTCGAACCATTCGCGTACCGGTCCACATGGTTGAAACATTGAGCAAGATTAATAAAATTACTCGCTCATATGTTCAAGAGTTCGGTCGTGAGCCAAGCTATACTGAGCTTGCCAAAGAGCTTAACCTTGATGAAAAGAAGATTAAAAACATCATTAAGATTTCGCGCGAACCGGTTTCACTTGAAACCCCAGTAGGCGATAGCGATGATACCTACCTTAAAGATTTCATTGAAGACGAAAACGACTATACGCCGGTCGATGCAGTTGTAAATGATGACCTCAAAGAAAAGGTTCGAGAAGTTCTTAAGACTTTGACTCCTCGAGAAGAGCGGGTGCTCAAGATGCGCTTTGGAATCGATGTTGCATCGGAACACACACTCGAAGAAGTGGGCAAGGACTTTTCAGTCACTCGTGAGCGTATTCGTCAGATAGAAGTTAAAGCATTACGTAAACTTCGTCACCCTTCACGCAGTAAAAAGCTACAAACTTTCTTTGATAAAGAATTTGATATTGCAGCATCAGAAACAATTGAGTAATCTTTTGTTGAGATAGTTCAAAACTTTGGGGCACCTAAACAGTGCCCCTTTTTTTATGCTTGTTAAGGGTTCAGTTCCAAGAGGTTGTCATGAAAATTCTTCATTTTATTACGAGCCTGAAAATGGGTGGGGCTGAAACAGCTTTAACCAATTTTTTGACCTACACGCTTCAAAAGCTTCCAGATCGCACCAAGCATACCGTCATCTATCTGTACGATGGTCCTCACGTAAAAAAAATAAATGATTTGGGCATCCCGGTATTCCAGCTCAAGGGGTTGGTGCACCACTACGACCCAGTAGCTTTTTTCAGACTCATACGAATCATCAAGAAAATTAAGCCCAACGTAATCCATACGTCCCTCTGGTCTGCAAATATCATGGGGCGCCTTGCAGGTAAAATTTTGGGTATTCCCGTAATCAGCGACCTGCATGGCAGCGCGGTTGATGAGGGGAACTTTCGTAATCGTCTTGACGCACTCACCGCCCCACTTGCTCATACAATTATCGCGGTAAGTGCAAGCGTACAAAACGCCTACCAGTTTGCTGTTATTCCTAAAATTATAGGCGAAAAGCGTCGAGAGTTAGTCACTCAAAATATTTGCGTAATTAATAATGGGATAGATATTGGCCGAGTACGCGACATCGCACGTCAGGGCGATAAAACAAACACTGTTGCTCGAAGCACCTTTGGTTGGACCGAACATGACTTTGTTATCGGCGCTGTTGGACGCCTTGAACCCATCAAATCGTATGATGTCCTGATTCGAGCTTTTGCTCTTTTACTAAAAAATAAGAATTTAAACAAATTACCTAAACTGTGTTTAATTGGCGATGGATCTGAAATGCATAAGCTCAAAGCCCTAGCCCTGACGCTTGGCG contains:
- a CDS encoding prolipoprotein diacylglyceryl transferase; the protein is MYPRLMHLYGPIWIYSYGTMIALGFLLFLLLAYQHPVRRRFMTAEQFFNTLFIGFSSGIIGGRFLFVITHLDTFFGNWIEIFFPWEGGFTLLGGMVAIMLAVPLYLHKIGIPILQALDVTGLYAPLMQAIARFGCLFAGCCYGALVEHPTRLNSITFSDPAGFAPCGVPLYPTQVYMSLASLFIFFFMLALSKTHRLKPGQLIFSYLLIENFARFAVDFWRGDREFMHYVSMCGKTGISLSQPQVLSLIFCGIALIGLLWTTQRHHTPDA
- a CDS encoding DNA primase, which produces MSLFNFIKNELPILDVITEYVPIKPAGHYWKASCPFHSETDASFTVSPDKQIFYCFGCHAHGDSIAFIAKKENLTQLEAAKLLIERYHLNVPEQLANQFSQVIASSQAKESYFKTCKAFATWAHNAHFHNRIACDYLAARNLSAATIKQFQVGYLPGGSLAIKQLIKDLAAQNILVQDLLDAGILMESKAMLYSPFEERILFPISDTSGRCCGFGGRIFRPGDERPKYYNSRENEGFAKGKLLFGLDLAKKSIQDQQVAFLVEGYMDCITMAQYGYTNTIATLGTACTVEHLKLIARFAPQVYVLYDGDQAGQKAIIRLAELCWEVNLEPLAITLPPGEDPASILSKGEKLDHLIDQAQDIFSFFIKSLGVNFFAKPLAHKLALMEKMLNLIVKIIDPIKQDILLQQASSTTNISFLSLKEGLNRLSTKLANRAQYNNQEADYSADSGDVENTAINESSDISLLEEKIISVILTTNLHTNNKKLEIEPELVSYFSQNVQEILSKIKAFNTKAYTQSNQFGMFLETLSETEKAWVIKASLLFDEDVSVETFNQLIFRFCKYNWKQIVRDIKAHMLIATEEKNTDRLNELFHLFSKLKQGIQSRGLI
- the rpoD gene encoding RNA polymerase sigma factor RpoD: MTKKTKVAKRTQTKSVKSVKKVTKKSVPKKVAKPALKAAKSVKKTAKKVLTPAQKNIKKVVKITTPSRTQAKPAPKKALKAPARVTAKPIAKKPIIAQVVGVKPVSLKASAGSPVKKKGHVSSATLTSRQPTPKETPVVPVSSAKKVVPAKLPLKKTLAKPGLQKGFPGKRDIKQQLKIITQATTRKQGSRDRDLDDDVMVKSDTIPGLKQFEKQVEILIEKGRINGVLTYEEVIQFNQRYKFSEEDSNELLRFLEKENIDLISQEELESSSDDFDTFVDSEEQSRFETLKPDLESSLEGAELSSELSSDDDYFGEKDLEKIKGLVEPSQLNDPVKLYLKEIGKIPLLNKVTEKVIADKIAQGKQDSIGAISQFPFVAKEFMALEDRVSRDPMALKDVIQFSDFDEDNSPKFEEEKQKFLKSIGKIKDLDANEDKIYRSYRALLDQQDKKKEMLAKVDENRAKIVESIRLIRISNKQIRKFGKKIEKFISKIQEKEEEARLAESKLSFYKSIKSPNADDLETIASLENTVRASNKLVKKTEAEAGLSRAVMFKLYKQFFVAQKKDKEAKDDLARANLRLVVNIAKKYINRGLHFLDLIQEGNIGLLKAVEKFEFERGFKFSTYATWWIRQAITRAIADQSRTIRVPVHMVETLSKINKITRSYVQEFGREPSYTELAKELNLDEKKIKNIIKISREPVSLETPVGDSDDTYLKDFIEDENDYTPVDAVVNDDLKEKVREVLKTLTPREERVLKMRFGIDVASEHTLEEVGKDFSVTRERIRQIEVKALRKLRHPSRSKKLQTFFDKEFDIAASETIE
- a CDS encoding glycosyltransferase, giving the protein MKILHFITSLKMGGAETALTNFLTYTLQKLPDRTKHTVIYLYDGPHVKKINDLGIPVFQLKGLVHHYDPVAFFRLIRIIKKIKPNVIHTSLWSANIMGRLAGKILGIPVISDLHGSAVDEGNFRNRLDALTAPLAHTIIAVSASVQNAYQFAVIPKIIGEKRRELVTQNICVINNGIDIGRVRDIARQGDKTNTVARSTFGWTEHDFVIGAVGRLEPIKSYDVLIRAFALLLKNKNLNKLPKLCLIGDGSEMHKLKALALTLGVENNIYFASSRSDAIKFYPLFDCFALSSKSEGLSIALLEALCFGLPIVSTHSGIQHDVITHQVNGLLVPIGDEQALAQALLTLINNKKLVDSMHAANLELIKSFDLAQTINAYHKLYR